A DNA window from Brenneria izadpanahii contains the following coding sequences:
- the gpsA gene encoding NAD(P)H-dependent glycerol-3-phosphate dehydrogenase → MNASDASMAVIGAGSYGTALAITLARNGHKVVLWGHDPDHIHALQAARCNQAFLPDVPFPDSLQLETDLAQALAASRNVLVVVPSHVFGDVLRQIKPHLRADARVVWATKGLEAETGRLLQDVAREALGERIPLAVVSGPTFAKELAAGLPTAIALASTDGEFADDLQRLLHCGKSFRVYSNPDFIGVQLGGAVKNVIAIGAGMSDGIGFGANARTALITRGLAEMTRLGVALGADPTTFMGMAGLGDLVLTCTDNQSRNRRFGMMLGQGMDVQSAQDKIGQVVEGYRNTKEVLALAQRYGVEMPITEQIWQVLYCGKDAREAALSLLGRTRKDESANL, encoded by the coding sequence ATGAACGCGTCTGACGCTTCAATGGCCGTAATCGGTGCCGGTTCATACGGCACCGCATTAGCGATTACGCTGGCGCGCAATGGTCATAAGGTCGTGCTCTGGGGGCACGATCCCGATCATATTCACGCCTTGCAGGCCGCCCGCTGCAACCAGGCATTTCTTCCCGACGTGCCTTTCCCCGATTCGTTGCAACTGGAAACCGATTTGGCGCAGGCATTGGCGGCCAGCCGCAATGTGCTGGTGGTTGTACCCAGCCATGTGTTCGGGGATGTATTACGTCAGATTAAACCGCATCTGCGCGCCGACGCGCGCGTGGTCTGGGCGACCAAAGGGCTGGAAGCCGAAACCGGGCGCCTGTTGCAGGATGTCGCGCGTGAAGCGTTGGGTGAGCGCATTCCGCTCGCGGTCGTATCCGGCCCTACCTTCGCCAAAGAGTTGGCCGCCGGCCTGCCAACGGCGATTGCTCTGGCGTCGACCGACGGCGAGTTCGCCGATGATCTTCAACGTTTGCTGCATTGCGGCAAAAGTTTCCGGGTATACAGCAATCCTGATTTTATCGGCGTACAGCTGGGCGGCGCGGTTAAGAACGTGATCGCGATTGGCGCCGGAATGTCTGACGGCATCGGCTTTGGCGCCAATGCCCGTACGGCGCTGATTACCCGGGGGCTGGCGGAGATGACCCGGCTGGGCGTGGCGCTGGGCGCGGATCCCACCACCTTCATGGGAATGGCCGGTTTGGGCGATCTTGTTTTGACCTGTACGGATAACCAATCCCGTAACCGGCGTTTCGGTATGATGCTGGGGCAGGGGATGGATGTTCAGAGCGCTCAGGATAAGATCGGTCAGGTGGTTGAAGGATACCGTAACACCAAAGAAGTGCTGGCGTTAGCGCAGCGTTACGGCGTTGAAATGCCGATCACCGAGCAAATCTGGCAGGTTCTGTACTGTGGAAAAGATGCCCGGGAAGCCGCGTTAAGTTTGTTGGGGCGTACACGCAAAGACGAAAGCGCCAATTTATAA
- the cysE gene encoding serine O-acetyltransferase codes for MSTEELELVWTNIKAEARSLADSEPMLASFFHATLLKHENLGSALSYMLANKLASPIMPAIAIREVAEEAYHADPQMIVSAARDIQAVCLRDPAVDKYSTPLLYLKGFHALQAYRIGHWLWSQERKALAIFFQNQISVSFGVDIHPAAMIGCGIMLDHATGIVIGETAVVENDVSILQSVTLGGTGKTSGDRHPKIREGVMIGAGAKILGNIEVGRGAKIGAGSVVLQPIPPHTTAAGVPARIVGRPETDKPSMDMDQYFNGVNRGFEYGDGI; via the coding sequence ATGTCGACAGAAGAACTGGAACTGGTCTGGACAAATATCAAGGCTGAAGCGCGTAGTTTGGCGGATAGCGAACCTATGCTGGCCAGTTTTTTTCATGCGACATTGCTGAAACACGAAAATTTGGGTAGCGCGCTGAGCTATATGCTGGCGAACAAACTGGCGAGTCCGATCATGCCGGCTATTGCTATCCGTGAAGTCGCCGAAGAGGCTTATCATGCCGATCCGCAGATGATCGTTTCCGCCGCGCGCGATATTCAGGCGGTTTGCCTGCGCGATCCCGCCGTTGATAAATATTCGACTCCGTTGCTTTACCTGAAAGGGTTCCATGCGTTACAGGCGTACCGCATCGGCCACTGGCTTTGGTCACAGGAGCGTAAAGCGCTGGCGATTTTCTTCCAGAACCAGATTTCCGTCTCCTTTGGCGTCGATATCCACCCGGCGGCGATGATTGGTTGCGGGATCATGCTCGATCATGCCACGGGCATTGTGATCGGGGAAACCGCAGTGGTTGAGAATGACGTCTCTATTCTGCAGTCCGTTACGCTAGGCGGTACGGGTAAAACCAGCGGCGATCGCCATCCTAAAATTCGTGAAGGGGTGATGATTGGCGCGGGCGCCAAGATACTGGGGAATATTGAGGTTGGACGCGGCGCTAAAATCGGCGCCGGATCCGTTGTTTTACAACCGATTCCGCCTCACACTACCGCTGCCGGCGTCCCCGCCCGCATCGTCGGCCGTCCTGAGACGGATAAACCATCCATGGATATGGATCAGTATTTCAACGGCGTTAATCGCGGCTTCGAATATGGGGATGGTATTTGA
- the pagP gene encoding lipid IV(A) palmitoyltransferase PagP yields the protein MYLKRIFVVLGFLVSSAMPILTHATGTENNVSVVNGGTDSSNAAAAVHDESWWQRSKNNLSKTWSESPNHDIYIPAITWHNRWTYDKEKTDEYNERPWGAGYGVSRLDEDGDWHSLYLMAFKDSHNKWEPIGGYGFEKRWRPTSDQDFQLGLGFTAGVTMRDNWNYIPIPVLLPLASISYQKLSFQATYIPGTYNNGNVFFAWFRWQI from the coding sequence ATGTATTTAAAGCGTATCTTCGTCGTTCTGGGGTTTCTTGTTTCATCCGCTATGCCGATTTTGACTCATGCAACTGGCACAGAGAATAATGTCAGCGTGGTAAACGGCGGTACGGATAGCAGTAATGCCGCCGCCGCAGTACATGATGAAAGCTGGTGGCAGAGAAGCAAAAACAATCTGTCTAAAACGTGGTCGGAATCACCGAACCACGACATCTACATTCCGGCGATTACCTGGCATAACCGTTGGACGTACGATAAAGAAAAGACGGATGAATATAATGAACGTCCGTGGGGCGCGGGTTATGGCGTGTCGCGCCTGGACGAGGACGGCGACTGGCATTCGCTATACCTGATGGCGTTCAAGGATTCCCATAACAAGTGGGAACCGATTGGCGGCTACGGTTTTGAGAAGCGCTGGCGTCCGACCAGCGATCAGGATTTCCAACTGGGGCTGGGCTTTACCGCCGGCGTCACCATGCGCGACAACTGGAACTATATTCCGATTCCGGTATTGCTGCCTCTGGCCTCAATCAGTTACCAGAAGCTCTCTTTCCAGGCGACGTATATTCCCGGTACATACAATAACGGGAACGTCTTTTTTGCCTGGTTTAGATGGCAAATTTAG
- a CDS encoding carboxylate/amino acid/amine transporter: MPLLIITTILWAFSFSLIGEYLAGHVDSWFSVLMRVGLAALVFLPFLRWRGYAPRVIFLYLLVGACQLGIMYLFVFQAYLYLTVPEFLLFTVMTPLYVTLIYDLLRRERLRWGYIFSALLAVLGAAVIRYDGVSTHFLWGLMLVQAANIFFAIGQVGYKRLMEVHPMPQHCAFSWFYLGALAVSVVAWLLFGNAGQLPTTSLQWGVLVWLGVVASGLGYFMWNYGATQVDAGTLGIMNNFHVPAGLLVNLAIWQEKVHWPSFIIGAIIIMSSLWVHRYWVAKRPAQTVSAHKRADAPNE; the protein is encoded by the coding sequence GTGCCATTACTTATTATCACCACAATATTGTGGGCTTTTTCATTTAGCCTGATTGGCGAATATCTTGCTGGCCATGTCGATAGCTGGTTTTCCGTATTGATGCGCGTCGGGCTGGCGGCTCTGGTCTTCTTGCCATTCTTACGCTGGCGGGGTTACGCGCCGCGCGTAATTTTCCTCTATCTGCTGGTTGGCGCCTGTCAGCTAGGCATTATGTATTTGTTTGTTTTTCAAGCATATCTGTATCTTACCGTACCGGAATTCTTGCTGTTTACGGTCATGACGCCGCTGTATGTCACGTTGATCTACGATCTGCTGCGCCGTGAGCGCCTGCGCTGGGGCTATATATTCAGCGCGCTGCTGGCCGTTCTGGGCGCGGCGGTGATTCGCTACGACGGGGTCAGCACGCATTTTCTGTGGGGACTGATGCTGGTACAGGCCGCGAACATCTTCTTCGCCATTGGTCAGGTCGGCTATAAACGGCTGATGGAAGTGCATCCGATGCCGCAGCACTGCGCCTTTTCATGGTTTTATCTGGGCGCGTTGGCGGTTTCGGTCGTGGCCTGGCTGCTATTTGGCAATGCCGGCCAACTGCCGACCACGTCGTTGCAGTGGGGGGTGTTGGTCTGGTTGGGGGTTGTGGCTTCCGGTTTAGGCTATTTTATGTGGAACTATGGCGCCACCCAGGTCGATGCCGGGACGCTGGGCATTATGAATAATTTCCACGTTCCCGCCGGTCTGCTGGTCAACCTGGCTATCTGGCAGGAAAAGGTACACTGGCCGAGTTTTATCATCGGGGCGATTATCATTATGTCCTCGCTGTGGGTACACCGGTATTGGGTCGCGAAGCGTCCCGCACAAACGGTAAGTGCTCACAAGCGTGCCGACGCGCCGAACGAATAA
- the metR gene encoding HTH-type transcriptional regulator MetR — MIELKHLRTLQALRNTGSLAAAAAALHQTQSALSHQFSDLEQRLGFRLFVRKSQPLRFTPQGEILLQLAEQVLPQIQQALQACNEPHQATLRLAIECHSCIQWLTPALDEFHQNWPQVSMDFKSGVTFDPQPSLQQGELDLVMTSDILPRSGLYYAPLFDFEVRLVLAPEHPLVGKEVIEPEDLSEETLMIYPVQRQRLDIWRHFLQPAGISPALKNVDNTLLLIQMVSARMGIAALPHWVVESFERQGLIVTKTLGEGLWSRLYAAVRDGEQRQPVIEAFIRSARRHACEHLPFVRDASRPNTGVPTART; from the coding sequence ATGATCGAACTTAAACACCTGCGAACGCTGCAAGCACTGCGCAACACGGGATCGTTAGCCGCCGCCGCCGCCGCGCTTCATCAAACCCAGTCGGCGTTGTCACACCAGTTCAGCGATCTGGAACAACGCCTTGGGTTCAGGTTATTTGTGCGGAAAAGCCAGCCGCTGCGCTTTACGCCCCAGGGAGAGATCCTGTTACAGTTGGCCGAACAGGTGTTGCCGCAAATTCAGCAGGCGCTACAGGCATGCAATGAACCGCATCAGGCCACGCTGCGGCTGGCGATTGAGTGCCATAGCTGTATTCAATGGCTAACGCCGGCGCTGGATGAGTTTCATCAAAACTGGCCGCAGGTGTCGATGGACTTTAAATCCGGCGTTACCTTTGATCCGCAACCGTCCTTGCAGCAGGGCGAGCTGGATCTGGTGATGACTTCGGATATCCTGCCGCGCAGCGGGTTGTACTACGCGCCGCTGTTTGATTTTGAAGTCAGGCTGGTGCTGGCGCCAGAGCATCCGCTGGTCGGAAAGGAGGTCATTGAACCAGAGGATTTAAGCGAGGAGACGCTGATGATTTACCCGGTGCAGCGCCAGCGGCTGGATATCTGGCGTCACTTTCTGCAACCCGCGGGGATCAGCCCGGCGTTGAAAAACGTCGATAATACGCTGCTGCTGATCCAGATGGTCAGCGCGCGCATGGGGATCGCCGCCCTGCCGCACTGGGTGGTGGAAAGTTTCGAACGTCAGGGGCTGATCGTAACCAAAACGCTGGGAGAGGGACTGTGGAGCCGGTTGTACGCCGCCGTGCGCGACGGAGAACAGCGTCAACCGGTGATAGAAGCGTTTATTCGTTCGGCGCGTCGGCACGCTTGTGAGCACTTACCGTTTGTGCGGGACGCTTCGCGACCCAATACCGGTGTACCCACAGCGAGGACATAA
- the metE gene encoding 5-methyltetrahydropteroyltriglutamate--homocysteine S-methyltransferase, which translates to MTILNHTLGFPRVGLRRELKKAQESYWAGNATQEALLTVGRELRARHWQQQKDAGVDLLPVGDFAWYDHVLTTSLLLGNVPARHQNADGSVDLDTLFRIGRGRAPTGEPAAAAEMTKWFNTNYHYMVPEFTKGQQFKLAWTQLLDEVDEALALGHRVKPVLLGPVTYLWLGKVKGEPFDRLSLLQDILPVYRQVLAELAKRGIEWVQIDEPALALELPQAWLAAFKPAYDALQGQVKVLLTTYFDSIGHNLDTIKALSVQGLHVDLVHGKDDAASLNEQLPAEWLLSLGVVNGRNVWRADLSQWFERLQPLVGKRSLWLGSSCSLLHSPIDLNAETRLDDEVKSWFAFAIQKCAELALLSQALNSGDGQALAAYSAPIRARRTSTRVNNPAVAQRLAAITAQDSQRQQAYPLRAAAQRQRFKLPAWPTTTIGSFPQTTEIRGLRLDFKQGRLDGNHYRAGIAEHIKQAVAEQERLGLDVLVHGEAERNDMVEYFGEHLDGFVFTQNGWVQSYGSRCVKPPVIIGDVSRPEAITVEWAKYAQSLTDKPLKGMLTGPVTILCWSFPREDVTRETIAKQIALALRDEVADLEKAGIGIIQIDEPALREGLPLHRSDWDAYLTWAVEAFRLNAAVARDDTQIHTHMCYCEFNDIMDSIAALDADVITIETSRSDMELLESFEEFEYPNEIGPGVYDIHSPNVPSVEWIEALLLKAAQRIPAERLWVNPDCGLKTRGWPETRQALANMVQAAQRLREAS; encoded by the coding sequence ATGACGATTTTAAATCACACGCTGGGTTTTCCACGTGTTGGGCTGCGACGCGAACTGAAAAAAGCGCAGGAAAGCTATTGGGCGGGCAACGCGACGCAGGAAGCGTTGCTGACCGTTGGACGCGAACTGCGTGCGCGGCACTGGCAGCAACAAAAGGATGCCGGCGTCGATCTGCTGCCGGTAGGCGATTTCGCCTGGTACGATCATGTGTTGACGACCAGCCTGCTGTTGGGGAACGTGCCGGCCCGTCATCAGAATGCCGATGGCTCCGTCGATCTGGATACGCTGTTTCGCATTGGCCGTGGCCGGGCGCCGACCGGAGAGCCGGCGGCGGCGGCCGAGATGACCAAGTGGTTCAATACCAACTACCATTACATGGTGCCGGAATTCACTAAGGGCCAGCAGTTCAAACTGGCCTGGACGCAACTGCTGGATGAAGTGGATGAGGCGCTGGCGCTGGGACATCGGGTAAAACCCGTGCTGCTGGGGCCGGTAACTTATCTGTGGTTGGGCAAGGTAAAAGGCGAGCCGTTTGATCGTCTATCGCTGTTGCAGGATATTTTGCCGGTTTATCGGCAGGTGCTGGCCGAACTGGCGAAACGCGGCATCGAATGGGTGCAGATCGATGAGCCGGCGCTGGCGCTGGAACTGCCGCAGGCGTGGCTGGCGGCATTCAAACCGGCATACGATGCGCTGCAAGGGCAGGTGAAAGTGTTGCTGACCACCTATTTCGATAGCATCGGCCATAATCTGGATACCATTAAAGCGCTGTCGGTGCAGGGGCTGCATGTCGATCTGGTGCACGGTAAAGATGATGCGGCGTCGTTAAATGAACAATTACCGGCGGAGTGGCTGTTGTCGCTGGGCGTCGTTAACGGGCGTAACGTATGGCGCGCCGATCTAAGCCAGTGGTTTGAACGTCTGCAACCGCTGGTCGGCAAACGCAGCCTTTGGCTGGGCAGTTCCTGTTCGCTGCTGCATAGTCCGATTGATTTAAACGCGGAAACGCGTCTGGATGATGAAGTAAAAAGCTGGTTTGCCTTCGCCATCCAGAAATGCGCGGAGCTCGCTTTGCTTTCTCAGGCATTGAACAGCGGCGATGGTCAGGCGCTGGCGGCGTATAGCGCGCCGATCCGCGCCCGCCGCACCTCCACCCGGGTGAACAACCCCGCGGTGGCTCAGCGTTTAGCCGCCATCACTGCGCAGGACAGTCAGCGTCAGCAGGCTTACCCGCTGCGCGCCGCCGCTCAGCGCCAGCGCTTCAAACTGCCCGCATGGCCGACCACCACCATCGGCTCTTTCCCGCAAACCACGGAAATCCGCGGTCTGCGTCTGGACTTCAAACAAGGGCGTCTGGACGGCAATCACTACCGCGCGGGTATCGCCGAACATATTAAACAGGCGGTGGCCGAGCAGGAACGTCTGGGATTGGATGTGCTGGTGCACGGCGAAGCGGAACGCAACGACATGGTGGAATACTTCGGCGAACATCTGGATGGCTTCGTCTTTACGCAGAATGGCTGGGTGCAAAGCTACGGTTCCCGCTGCGTGAAGCCGCCGGTGATCATCGGCGACGTCAGCCGGCCTGAAGCCATTACCGTTGAATGGGCGAAGTACGCGCAATCCCTGACCGACAAGCCGCTGAAAGGCATGTTGACCGGCCCGGTCACCATTCTGTGCTGGTCTTTCCCGCGTGAAGACGTTACCCGTGAAACCATCGCCAAACAAATCGCGCTGGCGCTGCGCGATGAAGTGGCCGATTTGGAAAAAGCCGGTATCGGAATTATTCAGATCGATGAGCCCGCCTTGCGCGAAGGCTTGCCGCTGCATCGCTCAGATTGGGACGCCTACCTGACCTGGGCGGTGGAAGCGTTTCGCCTGAATGCGGCGGTTGCCCGCGACGATACGCAGATCCACACCCATATGTGTTACTGCGAATTCAACGACATCATGGATTCCATCGCCGCGCTGGATGCGGACGTGATTACCATCGAAACCTCGCGTTCCGATATGGAATTGCTGGAGTCGTTTGAAGAGTTTGAGTATCCCAATGAGATCGGCCCAGGCGTGTATGACATTCACTCGCCAAACGTACCGAGCGTTGAGTGGATTGAAGCGTTGCTGCTCAAAGCGGCGCAGCGTATTCCGGCTGAGCGTCTGTGGGTTAACCCGGACTGCGGCCTGAAAACCCGCGGTTGGCCGGAAACCCGTCAGGCGCTGGCCAACATGGTCCAGGCGGCGCAGCGCCTGCGCGAAGCAAGTTAA
- a CDS encoding dienelactone hydrolase family protein — protein MNTDEQTILRHIPQGLTSAVAAQASSTINTDTTGIIASETTVLSQGEQLPAYFAKPANQNEPFPIVLVVQEIFGVHHYIQDLCRRLAKQGYMAIAPELYFRQGDPHQYHDIKQIIAELVSKVPDAQVLSDLDHSANWAIKHGGDASKLAITGFCWGGRISWLYAAHNPQLKAAAAWYGKFTAPKTINNPKHPLDIATELNAPVLGLYGAQDDSIPLEQIDKMRQALRAANANAEIVVYPDAGHAFHADYRPSYHAESAQDGWQRMLAWFKKYEVC, from the coding sequence ATGAATACTGATGAGCAAACGATCCTCAGACACATACCGCAGGGATTGACTTCGGCGGTAGCAGCGCAAGCCTCTTCAACCATAAATACGGATACTACCGGCATCATTGCCAGCGAAACGACCGTACTGTCCCAGGGGGAACAGTTACCGGCCTATTTTGCTAAACCGGCCAATCAAAACGAGCCGTTTCCCATCGTATTGGTGGTGCAGGAAATTTTCGGCGTTCACCATTATATTCAGGATCTGTGCCGCAGGCTGGCTAAACAAGGCTATATGGCTATCGCTCCCGAATTGTATTTCCGTCAGGGCGATCCTCATCAATATCATGATATTAAACAGATTATCGCCGAACTGGTGAGCAAAGTACCCGATGCCCAGGTACTATCGGATCTTGATCACAGCGCGAACTGGGCCATTAAACACGGCGGGGATGCCAGTAAACTCGCCATTACCGGCTTCTGCTGGGGAGGCCGGATCAGCTGGCTTTACGCCGCCCATAATCCGCAGTTGAAAGCGGCGGCGGCCTGGTACGGCAAATTCACCGCGCCCAAAACGATAAATAATCCCAAGCATCCGCTAGATATCGCCACGGAACTCAATGCGCCGGTTCTGGGGTTATACGGCGCCCAGGACGACAGCATTCCGCTGGAACAGATAGATAAGATGCGTCAGGCGTTGCGCGCCGCCAATGCCAACGCGGAGATCGTCGTCTACCCGGATGCGGGACACGCCTTCCATGCCGACTATCGCCCCAGCTATCATGCCGAATCGGCGCAGGATGGCTGGCAGCGGATGCTGGCGTGGTTTAAAAAATATGAAGTGTGCTGA
- the udp gene encoding uridine phosphorylase, translating to MSKSDVFHLGLTKNDLQGAALAIVPGDPARVEKIAQLMDNAVHLASHREFTSWRAEVDGKAVIVCSTGIGGPSTSIAVEELAQLGIRTFLRVGTTGAIQPDINVGDVLVTTAAVRLDGASLHFAPMEFPAVADFTCTTALVEAAKAAGVALHVGVTASSDTFYPGQERYDTFSGRVVRRFQGSMEEWQSMGVLNYEMESATLLTMCASQGLRAGMIAGVIVNRTQQEIPDVEAMKQAETTVVKVLLDATRRLLAAA from the coding sequence ATGTCTAAATCTGATGTGTTCCATCTCGGTCTGACAAAAAATGATTTGCAGGGCGCCGCGTTGGCGATCGTGCCCGGCGATCCTGCGCGCGTCGAAAAAATAGCTCAACTGATGGATAACGCGGTACATCTGGCGTCGCACCGTGAATTCACCTCCTGGCGCGCCGAAGTGGACGGAAAGGCGGTGATAGTGTGCTCCACCGGCATTGGCGGGCCGTCAACCTCCATTGCGGTAGAGGAACTGGCCCAGCTTGGTATCCGTACCTTCCTGCGGGTGGGCACGACCGGCGCTATTCAGCCGGATATCAATGTGGGCGATGTGCTGGTCACCACGGCGGCGGTGCGTCTCGATGGCGCAAGCCTGCATTTCGCGCCGATGGAGTTCCCGGCGGTGGCTGATTTTACCTGCACTACCGCGCTGGTCGAAGCGGCGAAAGCCGCCGGCGTGGCGCTTCATGTCGGCGTGACCGCTTCATCCGACACCTTTTATCCCGGACAAGAGCGTTATGATACGTTTTCTGGCCGCGTAGTCCGTCGTTTCCAAGGCTCAATGGAAGAATGGCAGAGTATGGGGGTGTTGAACTATGAAATGGAATCGGCCACGTTGCTGACGATGTGCGCCAGCCAGGGATTGCGCGCGGGGATGATCGCGGGGGTGATTGTTAATCGCACCCAGCAGGAGATCCCCGATGTTGAGGCAATGAAGCAGGCTGAAACGACAGTCGTTAAGGTGTTGCTGGACGCCACGCGACGGTTGCTGGCCGCAGCATAA
- a CDS encoding tyrosine-protein phosphatase, which translates to MTEPTLLHPSLVPLDGGINFRDLGGNRAADGRLIRHGKLFRSGSLDMLSPADCERLAGVPVSQIVDFRDDDEIALKPDILWSGANYHAFPANPLRHEVTANLDSLGSEVLSAFDSRAFMLKLYSLLPFDNSAYRQLVALLLQEDDGALVQHCAVGKDRTGIGSALVMFALGADEQTVIEDYLLTETTLTPFRQQLLADLSKTLNEKALTQFAYVLSVQEEFIVTALRAIKARYGSVDGWLDTEYGLDNRARQFLQDKYLA; encoded by the coding sequence ATGACCGAACCAACGTTACTCCATCCTTCCCTGGTTCCACTGGATGGCGGGATTAATTTCCGCGATCTGGGCGGGAATCGCGCGGCGGACGGCAGGCTTATCCGCCACGGCAAATTGTTCCGCTCCGGTTCGTTGGATATGTTAAGCCCGGCGGACTGCGAACGCCTGGCCGGGGTTCCGGTTTCACAGATAGTCGATTTCCGGGATGATGACGAAATCGCGCTCAAACCCGATATCTTGTGGTCCGGCGCGAACTATCACGCCTTTCCGGCTAATCCTTTACGTCATGAAGTTACGGCGAACCTGGATTCTTTAGGCTCGGAAGTGCTGTCTGCTTTTGATTCACGGGCTTTCATGTTGAAGCTCTATAGCCTGCTGCCTTTCGATAATTCCGCTTACCGCCAATTGGTGGCGCTGCTGCTTCAGGAGGATGATGGCGCGCTGGTGCAGCACTGCGCCGTGGGGAAAGATCGCACGGGGATCGGCTCCGCGCTGGTAATGTTTGCGCTGGGGGCGGATGAGCAAACGGTCATTGAAGATTACCTGCTGACCGAAACCACGCTGACGCCATTCCGTCAGCAATTATTGGCCGACCTGTCAAAAACGCTGAATGAGAAAGCGTTGACGCAGTTTGCCTATGTGCTGTCGGTACAGGAGGAATTTATCGTCACGGCATTGCGGGCGATTAAGGCGCGTTATGGTTCGGTCGATGGCTGGCTGGACACGGAGTATGGACTGGACAATCGCGCTCGTCAGTTTCTGCAGGATAAGTATCTGGCGTGA